In Marinitoga hydrogenitolerans DSM 16785, the genomic window CCATAAGCAATAACTTCACCTTTATGCAACACATATAAAATATCAACAACTTCTGCTATTTCATCAACATTATGATCTGTCACAATGACTCCTAATTGTTTATTAGAAAGAGATTTTATTATTTTTTGTATATCTTTTACAGTTATTGGATCAATTCCCACAAAAGGTTCATCTAATAAAATAAATTTTGGATTTGTAAGCAACGTTCTTGCAAATTCCAGTCTTCTTTTTTCCCCTCCAGAAAGGGAATCTGCTATTTGATTCTTTAAATCATATATTCCAAATTCTTCTAAAATACTTTTTATAAAACCTTCTTTGTTTTCAATTTTTAACATTGTTGCTATTAAATCCATATTATCCCACACAGTCAAATTTCTAAAAACAGATGGTTCTTGTGGAAGATAGGCAATACCTTCCTTAGCTCTTACATGAACAGGTAAATGCGTAATTTTTTTATTATCGAGAAAAATATCTCCACTTTTTGGAACAACAATTCCTAAAATTGATTTAAATAACGTAGATTTACCAGCACCATTGGGACCTAAGATCCCAACAATTTTACCGATGCTGGCCTCAAAATCTACATTATTTAAAACTGTTTTTCTTCCATATTTTTTTGTTATTTTTTTACAAACTAATTTATGCATAACTATTTTTTCAACATTTCTATTATTTGTGCAGTTATATCTACTAATTCATCAGCATATATTACAGATGGTTCATAAAGAACTAAATTATAACCATTTTCTTTTGCATATTCTATAACTTTGTTTTTTACTTCATCTAATATTTTATTTGTCTTTTGTGTGTATTCATCCTGAATTGCCTTTTGATATTCAGAAACTCTTACTTGTAATTCTTGTTGTTTTTGAGTTAAAACCTCTTGAGAAGCTCCAGACTTTTTTAGATTTTCGAAATCCTGTTGCATTTGATTAATTTTGTTTTGATAATATTGAAGATCATTTTTATATTTTTCCTGTAAATCAACCCATTTATAATAATTCTGGGTTACTTTCTCCATTTGAACAAAAGCAATCTTTAAATCTTTACCTGTTTTTTTTGATTCTTCTGAAATACCAACTTTAGGAATAATCAAAAATGCTAAAAGAACAACTGCCACAACAAAAAACTTTGAAAAATTCTTCACCAAAAAACACCTCCTGAGATTTATTCTTAAAATATATTATATCATCAAATTATTATTTTCAGAAAATTTTTACATAACCTTTTTGTTTTACTTTTCTTAATTTATAATACATATTTTTGAATAATAAATTGATTTTTATTTAACAAAATAATGATAACATATCATTACCCCTATCCTCCTTAAAATAAACTAAGAAATTTGCGGAGCTTTTTGCTCCGTTTTTTTATTAAAATTTTTAATTTTATAATCTTCTCCTTATATTTTAATAAAATAAGCTCCCAAAAGGGAGCATTAGAATATTTTTCCTTTATATAAAGGGAATTTTTCGCAGAGTTTTTTAACTTTATCTTTAATATCGATTTTAAAATCTTCATCTAACGTTCCATTTTCATCTTTAATATTCATAATAACCTCATTTATTAGTTCAGCTATAATTTTCATTTCATCTTCTTTCATTCCTCTTGTAGTAACAGCAGGTGTTCCAATTCTAATACCACTTGTAACAAATGGCGATTTTGTTTCTTTAGGTATTGTGTTTTTGTTTACAGTTATACCAGATGCCTCTAAAGCCTTTTCTGCAGCTTTACCTGTTACACCTTTTTCATTTAGATCAACTAAAAACAAATGTGAATCTGTGCCTCCAGAAACTATCCTAAATCCGACTCTTTCCATTTCTTCAGCTAATTTTTTAGCATTTTTTATAACTTGAGCCTGATATTCTTTAAATTCTGGAGTTAATGCTTCTTTAAATGCTACAGCTTTTGCTGCAATTACATGCATTAAAGGACCTCCTTGAATCCCTGGGAATATACTTTTATTAATCAATTTATATAATTCTTTATCATTTGTTAAAATCATTCCACCTCTTGGACCTCTTAAAGTTTTATGTGTCGTTGTTGTTACTACATGTGCATATTCTAAAGGATTTGGATATAACCCTGCTGCAACTAATCCTGCAAAATGTGACATATCAACAACTAAATAAGCTCCAACTTTATCGGCAATTTCTCTAAATTTTTTAAAATCTATAATTCTTGCATAAGCACTTCCTCCTGCAACAATAATTTTAGGTTTATGCTCCAAAGCTAATTTTTCAACCTCATCATAATCTATAACTTCAGTTTCTTCATCAACTCCATATTGTATAACATTAAAAATTTTTCCAGAGAAGTTTACCGATGCACCGTGAGTTAAATGACCACCATGACTTAAAGACATACCCATTAACGTTTCTCCTGTCTCCATTAATGCCAAATACACTCCCATATTCGCTTGAGAACCAGAATGTGGTTGAACATTTGCATATTTAGCTCCAAATAATTCTTTAGCCCTATTTCTAGCTAAAGTTTCTGCTTCATCAACAAATTCACATCCACCATAATATCTTTTTTTAGGATAACCTTCTGCATATTTATTTGTCAACACACTCCCCATTGCTTCCATTACAGCTTGAGATGCAAAATTTTCTGAAGCTATTAGTTCCAATCCGTATTCCTGTCTGTTTAATTCTTTCATGACAATTTCATGGATTTCAGGGTCAACCATCTTTAAATTTTCCCACATTAGCATTCCTCCTTTTGGAATTATATTTACTAAATAAACTAAACTATTCTGATTATACAATATTATTCAAGAAAAAACCAGTATTAATGTTGAAAAAAATTTCGTGAAATTTTTTTCACACAGCATATAATCACATATAATTGTATATAACCAGATATATACCCCTGTAATCAACTTTGTAAAATTGAAATTAAAAGTGTAAAATAAAATTGAGAAAAAAATTAAATTCGAAGGGGTGATTATTGTGAATTTTGAAAGTAAATTTTCTGTAACGGTTAATAGAATAAAATCTAACATTATCAGAGAATTGTTAAAAACAGCTACAGCAGAAGGAATAATATCCTTTGGTGGTGGAATACCTGACCCAGAAACTTTTCCTATAAAGAAATTATCTGAAATTTCAAATGAAGTTATAATGAATGAATATAAAATCGCTTTACAATATGGTTCTACAGAAGGCGATCCAGAATTAAGAAAGCAATATATTAGATTGCTAGAAAAATATGAAGATATTACCTGTTTAGATGAAGAAAATTTAATGATTACTACAGGTTCTCAACAAGCTTTATTTATTATAGGAACAGTTTTTTTAGATGAAGATAGTTATTGCGCTGTTAGCAAACCTATATATTTAGGAGCAGGTAGTGCTTTTAATCAAAGAAATCCTAACTACATCAGTATTCCATTAGAAAAAGATGGAATGAATCTTGACATTTTAGAAAAAGAATTAAAGAAACTTGATGAAGAAGGAAAAATAGATAAATTTAAATTTGTATATACTGTAAGTAATTTCCATAATCCTGCAGGTATAACTTTAACTTTAGAAAAAAGAAAAAGATTAATAGAATTAGCAGAAAAATACGATTTCATAATTATCGAAGATGATCCTTATGGTGCATTAAGATTTGAAGGAGAAAAAATGCCAAGTATTTTCAAGTTAAACAAAGGCGAAAGAGTAATTTTATTAAATACTTTTAGTAAAGTTTTATCACCAGGTTTAAGAATCGGTGTAATAGTTGGAAATAAAGAATTGATTAAAAAGATGGTTTTGGCAAAACAAGGCATGGACTTATGTTCTTCAACTTTAACTCAAAGAATTACTGCAAGATTTATGGAAAAATATGATTTATTTGAAGAAATACAACCAACAATAAAATTATATAAAGAGAAAAAAGATAAATTTATGGAATCATTAGAAAAATATTTAGGAGATCTCGAAGAAGTAGATTGGGTTAGACCCGAAGGAGGTTTATTCTCGTGGATTACTCTTCCAGAAGGTTTTGACACAATGGAAATGTTTGAAATTGCTAAAGAAAAGAAAATAATTTATATTCCTGGTGAAACATTTTATGTAGATGAGCCTGAACGAAATACAATGAGAGTTTCCTTCTGCTTACCTTCATTCGAAGATTTAGAAGAAGGTTCTAAGAGATTACGTGCTACTATTGAAGAATATGCGAAGAAAAAAGGACTACCTTTGAAAATAAAATAATCACTAGTGAGGTGAAATTATGAAACGTATTTTAGTAATAAATCCAGGTTCAACATCAACCAAAATTGCTGTTTTTGAAGATGACAAATTAATTGTAACTGAAGAAATCACTCATTCCACAAAAGAATTAGATAAATATGAAAAGTTAATGGATCAAATAGATTTAAGGAGAAGAGAAATAATAGACTTTATTGAGAAATATGGATATAAAATGACTGATTTTAATGCTATAGCTGCCAGAGGAGGTATATTACCCCCTTTAGAAAGTGGCACTTACAAAGTGACCGAAGAAATGGTTGATTATTTAAAAAATAAAACAAAAATAGAGCACGCATCTAATTTAGCAGCTGTAATTGGATGGGAATTATCAGAAAAAAACATACCTGTTTTTATTACAGATCCTGTTTCTGTTGATGAATTTATTCCTGAATCAAGAATTTCAGGAATACCTGAAATTGAAAGGAAAAGTCTATTTCACGCGCTGAACATGAAAAGTGTTGCAAGAAAAGCTGCTAAAGAATTAAACAAAAAATATGAAGATTGCAATTTTGTAATTGCTCATTTAGGCGGCGGAATTTCTGTTGGCGCTCAAAGAAAAGGAAAAATGATTGACGTTAATAATGCTAATGATGAGGGACCTTTTAGTCCTGAAAGAAGTGGTGAATTACCAGTAGGAGATTTAACAAAAATTGCTTTCTCTGGAAAATATAATAAAAGAGAATTGAAAAAGAGATATGTTGGTAAAGGTGGTTTAGTTGCTTATCTTAATACTAATGATTTAAGAGTTGCTATAAAAAAAGCAGAAAAAGATAAATATGCAAAACTTGTTGTAGAAGCAATGGCATATCAAATAGCTAAAGAAATAGGTGGTATGTCAGCAATATTAAAAGGGGAAGTCGATGCTATTATAATAACTGGCGGTATGGCCAGAAATGAAAAGTTTATAGAAATGATTAAACAAAGAATTTCAAAAATCGCTTTAATAATGCTTTATCCTGGTTCATTCGAAATGGAAGCTTTAGCTGAAGGAGCTTTAAGAGTTTTAAATGATGTAGAAAAAGCAAAAGAATGGAAATTGTGAGGTGAAACTATGAGAATAAATAAAATTATCGAAATATCAAAACAATTAGAAAGAAAGAAAACTATAGGCGTTGCCGCTGCAGAAGATGATGTTGTTTTAAAAGCAGTATCTAAAGCTGTTGACGAAGGAATTTGTAATGCTATTTTATACGGAAATGAAAATAAAATAAAAGAAATTGCTAAAAAGAATAATATAGATATTTCAAAAATGGAATTGATTCACTGCAATTCAAATAAAGAAGCTGTTGTAAAAACAATAGAAGATGTATCCAGTGGAAAAACTGATTTACCTATGAAAGGACATATTACTACTGGTGAATTATTGTCTGTATATTTAAAGGAAGAATATGGATTAAGAACGAAAAGCACAATTAATCTAGTAAGTGTTTTTGATATTGAAAAATATCATAAATTGCTAATTATAACTGACGCTGGTATGGTTATTGCTCCTACACTTGAACAAAAAATAGATTCGATAAATAATGCTGTAAAAGTTGCAAACTCATTAGGTATTAAAGAACCTAAAGTTGCTATTGTTGGAGCTTTAGAAAAAGTAAATTCAAAAATGCCTGCAACAATAGATGCTGCTATTATTACGCAGATGAATAGAAGAGGTCAAATAAAAGGGTGTTTGGTTGATGGCCCATTTGCGATGGATAATGCAATTTCCAAAGAAGCGGCAGAACACAAAGGTATAAAAAGCGACGTAGCTGGAGATGCTGATATTATCATAATGCCTGATATTGAGGCAGGAAACATCTTTTATAAATCAATGGTATTTTTATCCGGTGCCGGTGTTGCAAGTACGATTTTAGGTGGTAAAACACCTGTTGTTTTAACTTCAAGAGCAGATTCTGATGATGCAAAATTATTATCAATTGCATTATCTGTACTCTTGGCTTAGGAGGGAATTATATGAATAGAATTTTAGTTATAAACCCAGGTTCAACATCAACAAAACTCGCAATTTACGATGATGAGAAATTGGTTTCAAAAGATACTGTAAGACATTCTTCGGAAGAATTAGCTCCTTTTAAGCGCATGGCAGAACAATATGAATTTAGAAAAGATGTTATTAAAAAATTTTTAGAAAAATCAGGTTATCCACTTTCAACTTTTTCAGCTATAGTAGGAAGAGGTGGTTTATTGAGACCTATTCCTGGTGGTGTATATAAAATTAATGAATTAATGAAAGAAGAATTAAGAGAAGGAAAATATGGCGAACACGCTTCAAATTTAGGTGCTTTAATCGCACATGAATTAGCCTCAGAATATAACATTCCTTCTTTTATAGCTGATCCTGTAGTTGTTGATGAAATGGAAGATATTGCAAGATTTTCAGGTCATCCTGATTTTGAAAGAAAATCTATTTTCCATGCATTAAATCAAAAAGCTGTCGCAAGACTAATTGCAGAAAAAATGAATAAAAAATATAACGAGGTAAATCTAATAGTTGTTCATATGGGTGGAGGTATTTCTATAGGTGCTCATAAAAAAGGAAAGGTTGTAGATGTAAATAACGCTCTTGATGGCGACGGTCCTTTTACCCCTGAAAGGTCTGGAACATTACCAATGACACAAATAATAGATTTAGTTTATTCTAATAAAATCACATTTGATGAAATGAAAAAGAGAATAAAAGGAAAAGGTGGTTTAGTTGCTTATCTGGATACTAATGATGCATTAGAAGTTCAAAAAAGAGTAGAATCTGGAGATGAATATGCTACCTTGATTTATAAAGCTATGGCTTTACAAATTTCCAAATGGATTGGGAAAATGGCTACTGCTTTAAATTTTGAAGTTGATGGAATAATTTTAACCGGTGGATTAGCTTACGATAAAAACAATATGATTAAATGGCTTACTGAACATACACAATTTATAGCACCTATATATATTGTTCCTGGTGGAGATGAAGAAAAAGCATTAGCCGAAGCTGCCCTGAGAGTATTGCGCGGTGAAGAAACACCTAAAAATTATCCACCTATGGAGGAACATTATGCTTGATACTAAATATAAATGTCATGTTATTATAGGTATGTTTGGATCAGGAAAAACTGAAATTGCTTTAAATTCTGCACTTTATTTGAAGGAAAAATATGAAAATGTTGCTATTGCAGATATTGATGTAATAAGTCCATATTTTAGGACACGCGATGAAATAGATATCTTAG contains:
- the lptB gene encoding LPS export ABC transporter ATP-binding protein, which codes for MHKLVCKKITKKYGRKTVLNNVDFEASIGKIVGILGPNGAGKSTLFKSILGIVVPKSGDIFLDNKKITHLPVHVRAKEGIAYLPQEPSVFRNLTVWDNMDLIATMLKIENKEGFIKSILEEFGIYDLKNQIADSLSGGEKRRLEFARTLLTNPKFILLDEPFVGIDPITVKDIQKIIKSLSNKQLGVIVTDHNVDEIAEVVDILYVLHKGEVIAYGEPEIVLKDRAVIENYLGW
- a CDS encoding OmpH family outer membrane protein, producing MKNFSKFFVVAVVLLAFLIIPKVGISEESKKTGKDLKIAFVQMEKVTQNYYKWVDLQEKYKNDLQYYQNKINQMQQDFENLKKSGASQEVLTQKQQELQVRVSEYQKAIQDEYTQKTNKILDEVKNKVIEYAKENGYNLVLYEPSVIYADELVDITAQIIEMLKK
- the glyA gene encoding serine hydroxymethyltransferase, producing MWENLKMVDPEIHEIVMKELNRQEYGLELIASENFASQAVMEAMGSVLTNKYAEGYPKKRYYGGCEFVDEAETLARNRAKELFGAKYANVQPHSGSQANMGVYLALMETGETLMGMSLSHGGHLTHGASVNFSGKIFNVIQYGVDEETEVIDYDEVEKLALEHKPKIIVAGGSAYARIIDFKKFREIADKVGAYLVVDMSHFAGLVAAGLYPNPLEYAHVVTTTTHKTLRGPRGGMILTNDKELYKLINKSIFPGIQGGPLMHVIAAKAVAFKEALTPEFKEYQAQVIKNAKKLAEEMERVGFRIVSGGTDSHLFLVDLNEKGVTGKAAEKALEASGITVNKNTIPKETKSPFVTSGIRIGTPAVTTRGMKEDEMKIIAELINEVIMNIKDENGTLDEDFKIDIKDKVKKLCEKFPLYKGKIF
- a CDS encoding aminotransferase-like domain-containing protein; the protein is MNFESKFSVTVNRIKSNIIRELLKTATAEGIISFGGGIPDPETFPIKKLSEISNEVIMNEYKIALQYGSTEGDPELRKQYIRLLEKYEDITCLDEENLMITTGSQQALFIIGTVFLDEDSYCAVSKPIYLGAGSAFNQRNPNYISIPLEKDGMNLDILEKELKKLDEEGKIDKFKFVYTVSNFHNPAGITLTLEKRKRLIELAEKYDFIIIEDDPYGALRFEGEKMPSIFKLNKGERVILLNTFSKVLSPGLRIGVIVGNKELIKKMVLAKQGMDLCSSTLTQRITARFMEKYDLFEEIQPTIKLYKEKKDKFMESLEKYLGDLEEVDWVRPEGGLFSWITLPEGFDTMEMFEIAKEKKIIYIPGETFYVDEPERNTMRVSFCLPSFEDLEEGSKRLRATIEEYAKKKGLPLKIK
- the buk gene encoding butyrate kinase, with the translated sequence MKRILVINPGSTSTKIAVFEDDKLIVTEEITHSTKELDKYEKLMDQIDLRRREIIDFIEKYGYKMTDFNAIAARGGILPPLESGTYKVTEEMVDYLKNKTKIEHASNLAAVIGWELSEKNIPVFITDPVSVDEFIPESRISGIPEIERKSLFHALNMKSVARKAAKELNKKYEDCNFVIAHLGGGISVGAQRKGKMIDVNNANDEGPFSPERSGELPVGDLTKIAFSGKYNKRELKKRYVGKGGLVAYLNTNDLRVAIKKAEKDKYAKLVVEAMAYQIAKEIGGMSAILKGEVDAIIITGGMARNEKFIEMIKQRISKIALIMLYPGSFEMEALAEGALRVLNDVEKAKEWKL
- a CDS encoding bifunctional enoyl-CoA hydratase/phosphate acetyltransferase — translated: MRINKIIEISKQLERKKTIGVAAAEDDVVLKAVSKAVDEGICNAILYGNENKIKEIAKKNNIDISKMELIHCNSNKEAVVKTIEDVSSGKTDLPMKGHITTGELLSVYLKEEYGLRTKSTINLVSVFDIEKYHKLLIITDAGMVIAPTLEQKIDSINNAVKVANSLGIKEPKVAIVGALEKVNSKMPATIDAAIITQMNRRGQIKGCLVDGPFAMDNAISKEAAEHKGIKSDVAGDADIIIMPDIEAGNIFYKSMVFLSGAGVASTILGGKTPVVLTSRADSDDAKLLSIALSVLLA
- the buk gene encoding butyrate kinase, translating into MNRILVINPGSTSTKLAIYDDEKLVSKDTVRHSSEELAPFKRMAEQYEFRKDVIKKFLEKSGYPLSTFSAIVGRGGLLRPIPGGVYKINELMKEELREGKYGEHASNLGALIAHELASEYNIPSFIADPVVVDEMEDIARFSGHPDFERKSIFHALNQKAVARLIAEKMNKKYNEVNLIVVHMGGGISIGAHKKGKVVDVNNALDGDGPFTPERSGTLPMTQIIDLVYSNKITFDEMKKRIKGKGGLVAYLDTNDALEVQKRVESGDEYATLIYKAMALQISKWIGKMATALNFEVDGIILTGGLAYDKNNMIKWLTEHTQFIAPIYIVPGGDEEKALAEAALRVLRGEETPKNYPPMEEHYA